In Plantibacter sp. PA-3-X8, one DNA window encodes the following:
- a CDS encoding carbohydrate ABC transporter permease: MTATADRPVSAATPEPRRALRRTRRGPKRPQGAVALTATTIKYASLIIASLFAVVPLATIFMLAFKTDREQRTTGPLTPPSNWFNFDNFVVAFDQGGMVTGFLNTAIILLVSVAGTILIGTMSAYALDRFRFRGRKLVMGLFLLATLVPSVTTQVATFQVVSALELFNTRGAAILLFMGTDIVAIYIFLQFMQSIPVSLDEAAMLDGANRFTIYWRIILPLLKPAVATVVIIKGIAIYNEFYIPFLYMPSQDLGVISTSLFRFMGPFGAQWQIIAAGTILVIIPTLVAFLFLQRYIYNGLTSGATK, encoded by the coding sequence GTGACCGCCACCGCCGACCGACCGGTCTCCGCTGCCACACCCGAGCCCCGACGCGCACTGCGACGGACGCGGCGCGGGCCGAAGCGCCCACAGGGTGCCGTCGCCCTCACCGCGACGACGATCAAGTACGCCTCGCTCATCATCGCGAGCCTCTTCGCGGTGGTCCCCCTGGCCACGATCTTCATGCTCGCCTTCAAGACCGACCGCGAACAGCGGACGACCGGTCCCCTCACCCCGCCGTCGAACTGGTTCAACTTCGACAACTTCGTCGTCGCCTTCGACCAGGGCGGCATGGTCACCGGATTCCTCAACACCGCGATCATCCTGCTCGTGTCCGTGGCCGGGACCATCCTGATCGGCACCATGTCGGCCTACGCACTCGACCGGTTCCGCTTCCGCGGACGGAAGCTCGTCATGGGCCTGTTCCTCCTGGCGACGCTCGTGCCGTCGGTCACGACCCAGGTGGCCACGTTCCAGGTGGTGTCCGCACTCGAGCTGTTCAACACCCGTGGCGCCGCGATCCTCCTCTTCATGGGGACCGACATCGTCGCGATCTACATCTTCCTGCAGTTCATGCAGTCGATCCCCGTCTCCCTCGACGAGGCGGCGATGCTCGACGGCGCGAACCGCTTCACGATCTACTGGCGCATCATCCTCCCGCTGCTGAAGCCCGCCGTCGCGACGGTCGTCATCATCAAGGGCATCGCCATCTACAACGAGTTCTACATCCCCTTCCTGTACATGCCGTCGCAGGACCTAGGGGTGATCTCCACCTCGCTGTTCCGGTTCATGGGACCGTTCGGCGCCCAGTGGCAGATCATCGCGGCCGGGACGATCCTCGTGATCATCCCGACGCTCGTCGCCTTCCTCTTCCTGCAGCGATACATCTACAACGGCCTGACTTCTGGAGCAACCAAGTGA
- a CDS encoding carbohydrate ABC transporter permease: MVTVQGASPATRAVVTNHPRPPRTLRPGRPPKATGSRVTPWLFLVVPLAFLIVLTYVPVANMFWYSLTSWDGLEPEQEFVGIDNFVQIFTKPEIFQVFFVSLYYLVGAVAQLVLALYLATLLSFRTRFKNLFKGVIFFPYLINGVAIGLVFLYFLRPGGTLDALLAAVGVQDTPQWLGDPSFVNASLAATSVWRYMGLNFVLFLGAIQSVPSEQYEAADLDGANSWHKFRFIILPSIRRILGLSFILAIAGALSAFEMPYVMTGGANGSETFVIQTVNTAFKFSKVGLASAMAVVLLLIVLVITFVQRRVFPDEKGGES; this comes from the coding sequence ATGGTCACAGTCCAGGGAGCGTCACCCGCCACCCGAGCGGTGGTGACGAACCATCCACGCCCGCCGCGCACCCTGCGCCCGGGCAGACCCCCGAAGGCCACCGGGTCGCGTGTCACCCCCTGGCTCTTCCTCGTGGTGCCGCTCGCCTTCCTGATCGTGCTCACCTACGTGCCGGTCGCGAACATGTTCTGGTACAGCCTCACCTCGTGGGACGGACTCGAACCAGAGCAGGAGTTCGTCGGCATCGACAACTTCGTGCAGATCTTCACGAAGCCGGAGATCTTCCAGGTCTTCTTCGTGAGCCTGTACTACCTCGTCGGGGCCGTCGCCCAGCTCGTCCTGGCGCTGTACCTCGCCACGCTGTTGAGCTTCCGCACCCGCTTCAAGAACCTCTTCAAGGGCGTCATCTTCTTCCCCTACCTCATCAACGGGGTCGCCATCGGGCTGGTCTTCCTCTACTTCCTCCGCCCAGGCGGCACCCTCGACGCCCTCCTCGCGGCGGTCGGCGTGCAGGACACCCCGCAGTGGCTCGGCGACCCCTCGTTCGTGAACGCCTCCCTCGCCGCCACGTCCGTCTGGCGGTACATGGGCCTCAACTTCGTCCTGTTCCTCGGTGCGATCCAGTCGGTCCCGTCCGAGCAGTACGAGGCCGCGGACCTCGACGGCGCCAACTCGTGGCACAAGTTCCGCTTCATCATCCTGCCGAGCATCCGGCGCATCCTCGGCCTCTCGTTCATCCTGGCCATCGCCGGAGCACTGTCCGCCTTCGAGATGCCGTACGTCATGACCGGCGGTGCCAACGGCTCCGAGACCTTCGTGATCCAGACGGTGAACACGGCTTTCAAGTTCTCGAAGGTGGGTTTGGCGTCCGCGATGGCCGTCGTCCTGCTGCTGATCGTCCTGGTCATCACCTTCGTCCAACGCCGGGTCTTCCCCGACGAGAAGGGAGGCGAATCGTGA